A window of the Candida orthopsilosis Co 90-125, chromosome 1 draft sequence genome harbors these coding sequences:
- a CDS encoding Nep1 protein (similar to S. cerevisiae EMG1, a putative 18S rRNA maturation protein), which yields MANTTSKRTDPQQDGGSNNKQVEKSSSTPTPNSNSTTTKSSAPSVPPASLIPVQPTPLTSRDKTTKRLIVVLSQACLETYKMNSNNSGPGGDRFALLNCDDHQGLLRKMGRDIAEARPDITHQCLLTLLDSPINKAGKLQVYIQTARGVLIEVNPSVRIPRTFKRFSGLMVQLLHKMSIRSENSKEVLLKVIKNPITDHLPTKCRKITLSFDAKVVKVQDYVAKLDDDESICVFVGAMARGKDNFADEFVDEKIGLSDYPLSASVACSKFCHGCEDVWEIY from the coding sequence ATGGCAAACACCACATCCAAAAGAACTGATCCACAGCAAGATGGTGGAAGTAACAACAAACAGGTGGAAAAATCGAGCTCAACTCCAACCCCAAACTCCAATTCCACTACCACTAAATCATCTGCACCATCAGTCCCACCAGCGTCTTTAATACCAGTACAACCAACACCCCTCACATCTCGCGACAAGACCACCAAAAGATTAATAGTTGTGTTATCACAAGCATGTTTAGAAACCTACAAAATGAACAGCAACAATTCCGGTCCAGGAGGCGATCGATTTGCCTTATTAAATTGTGATGACCATCAAGGATTACTTCGTAAAATGGGAAGAGACATAGCTGAAGCCAGACCCGATATTACTCATCAATGTTTATTAACATTGTTGGATTCACCCATTAACAAAGCTGGTAAATTACAAGTGTATATCCAAACTGCTCGTGGTGTTTTGATTGAGGTTAACCCTAGTGTGAGAATTCCACGTACATTCAAACGATTCTCGGGGTTGATGGTTCAGTTATTACATAAAATGAGCATAAGATCAGAGAATTCGAAAGAggtattgttgaaagtcATCAAAAACCCCATAACTGATCACCTACCTACTAAATGTCGTAAAATTACTTTATCCTTTGATGCTAAAGTTGTTAAAGTACAGGATTATGTTGccaaattggatgatgatgaaagtaTATGTGTGTTTGTTGGTGCTATGGCTAGAGGCAAGGATAATTTTGCAGAcgagtttgttgatgaaaaaattggattaTCGGATTATCCATTATCGGCATCGGTTGCATGTTCGAAATTTTGTCATGGATGTGAAGATGTTTGGGAGATTTATTAG
- a CDS encoding Rpl37b ribosomal protein L37, with the protein MGKGTPSLGKRHNKSHTLCNRCGRRSFHVQKKTCSSCGYPAAKMRSHNWALKAKRRRTTGTGRMAYLKHVSRRFKNGFQTGVAKPQTAEN; encoded by the exons ATGGGTA AAGGTACACCATCATTAGGTAAAAGACACAACAAATCACACACTTTATGTAACAGATGTGGTCGTCGTTCATTCCACGTCCAAAAGAAGACCTGTTCATCATGTGGTTACCCAGCTGCTAAGATGAGATCTCACAACTGGGCTTTGAAAGccaagagaagaagaactACTGGTACTGGTAGAATGGCTTACTTGAAACATGTTTCTAGAAGATTCAAGAACGGTTTCCAAACCGGTGTTGCTAAACCACAAACAGCTGAAAACTAA